Proteins from one Streptosporangium becharense genomic window:
- the treS gene encoding maltose alpha-D-glucosyltransferase — MSENTLNASPFPQPPAHPAETVAEDFVSADPRWYKRAVFYEVLVRGFKDSNDDGTGDLRGLIQKLDYLQWLGVDCLWLLPLYESPLRDGGYDISDYMKILPDFGDLADFIELVEDAHRRGLRIITDLVMNHTSDKHPWFEASRHDPEGPYGDFYVWADEPTGYPDAPIIFVGAEESNWTYDPVRKQYYWHRFFHHQPDLNYDNPAVQEAMLEVLRFWLDLGIDGFRLDAVPYLFEREGTTCSGLPETHAYLKKVRAEVDRLYPDRVLLAEANGWPEDVVEYFGDPSVGGDECHMAFHFPLMPRIFMAVRRGSREPISEIMSRTPKLPDTAQWGIFLRNHDELTLETVTEEERDYMHAEYAKDPRMRAYLGIRRRLAPLLENDRDQIELFTALLLSLPGSPVMYYGDEIGMGDNIWLEDRDAVRTPMQWSPDRNAGFSQADPGRLYLPAVMDPIYGFQAVNVEAQQKNPASLLHFTRKMLQIRHAHPVFGTGVYNELWSSNPAVLSFIREDGDDVMLCVNNLSKYPQPVELDLRRFAGMTPVEARGGVRFPAVGTLPYLLTLPGYGFYWFSLKP, encoded by the coding sequence GTGAGCGAGAACACGTTGAACGCATCCCCCTTCCCCCAGCCTCCCGCCCACCCCGCGGAGACGGTCGCCGAGGACTTCGTCTCGGCCGACCCCCGGTGGTACAAGCGCGCGGTCTTCTACGAGGTGCTGGTCCGCGGGTTCAAGGACTCCAACGACGACGGCACCGGTGACCTGCGCGGCCTCATCCAGAAGCTCGACTACCTGCAGTGGCTCGGCGTCGACTGCCTGTGGCTGCTCCCGCTGTACGAGTCGCCGCTGCGCGACGGCGGCTACGACATCTCCGACTACATGAAGATCCTCCCCGACTTCGGAGATCTCGCGGACTTCATCGAACTGGTCGAGGATGCGCATCGGCGGGGCCTGCGCATCATCACCGACCTGGTGATGAACCACACCAGCGACAAGCACCCCTGGTTCGAGGCGTCCCGGCACGACCCGGAGGGCCCGTACGGGGACTTCTACGTCTGGGCCGACGAACCGACCGGCTACCCCGACGCGCCGATCATCTTCGTCGGCGCCGAGGAGTCGAACTGGACCTACGACCCGGTCCGCAAGCAGTACTACTGGCACCGGTTCTTCCACCACCAGCCGGACCTCAACTACGACAACCCCGCGGTCCAGGAGGCCATGCTGGAGGTCCTGCGTTTCTGGCTGGACCTGGGCATCGACGGCTTCCGCCTGGACGCGGTGCCGTACCTGTTCGAGCGTGAGGGCACCACCTGCTCCGGCCTGCCGGAGACCCACGCCTACCTGAAGAAGGTCCGCGCCGAGGTCGACCGCCTCTACCCCGACCGGGTGCTGCTGGCCGAGGCCAACGGCTGGCCCGAGGACGTCGTGGAGTACTTCGGCGACCCGTCGGTGGGCGGCGACGAGTGCCACATGGCCTTCCACTTCCCGCTCATGCCGCGCATCTTCATGGCGGTGCGGCGCGGCAGCCGCGAGCCGATCTCCGAGATCATGTCCCGGACGCCGAAGCTCCCCGACACCGCCCAGTGGGGCATCTTCCTCCGCAACCACGACGAGCTGACGCTCGAGACGGTCACCGAGGAGGAGCGCGACTACATGCACGCCGAGTACGCCAAGGACCCGCGCATGCGCGCCTACCTGGGCATCCGGCGCCGCCTGGCCCCGCTGCTGGAGAACGACCGCGACCAGATCGAGCTGTTCACCGCGCTGCTGCTGTCGCTGCCCGGCTCGCCGGTCATGTACTACGGCGACGAGATCGGCATGGGCGACAACATCTGGCTGGAGGACCGCGACGCGGTCCGCACCCCGATGCAGTGGAGCCCCGACCGCAACGCCGGATTCTCCCAGGCCGACCCCGGGCGCCTCTACCTGCCCGCCGTCATGGACCCGATCTACGGCTTCCAGGCGGTCAACGTGGAGGCCCAGCAGAAGAACCCGGCCTCGCTGCTGCACTTCACCCGGAAGATGCTTCAGATCCGCCACGCGCACCCGGTCTTCGGCACCGGCGTCTACAACGAGCTGTGGTCGAGCAACCCGGCGGTGCTCAGCTTCATCCGCGAGGACGGGGACGACGTGATGCTGTGCGTCAACAACCTGTCGAAGTACCCGCAGCCGGTCGAGCTCGACCTGCGCCGCTTCGCGGGCATGACCCCGGTCGAGGCCAGGGGCGGGGTGCGCTTCCCCGCCGTGGGCACCCTGCCCTACCTGCTGACTCTTCCGGGCTACGGCTTCTACTGGTTCTCCCTGAAGCCCTGA
- a CDS encoding PadR family transcriptional regulator gives MRLPLLALLAKEPAHGYELKQALEQIFGSAYPSPNIGQVYVTLSRLEKDGLVRVVDVEQVSRPNKKVYHLTPAGRAALDAWADEPADGLRVRDDFFMKLVLAPMGGVADRTALIDRQRRHYLALMRDLNEIAGRTDPGDRAALLLVEGAVLHLKADLDWLERCREELG, from the coding sequence GTGCGGCTGCCGCTGCTGGCGCTCCTCGCGAAGGAACCTGCCCATGGGTACGAGCTCAAACAGGCTCTTGAACAGATCTTTGGAAGCGCCTACCCTTCGCCGAATATCGGGCAGGTCTACGTCACGCTCAGCCGGCTGGAGAAGGACGGCCTGGTGCGCGTCGTGGACGTCGAGCAGGTCAGCCGACCGAACAAGAAGGTCTACCACCTGACCCCGGCGGGACGCGCCGCCCTCGACGCGTGGGCGGACGAGCCCGCCGACGGGCTACGGGTCCGCGACGACTTCTTCATGAAGCTCGTGCTCGCCCCGATGGGCGGGGTCGCCGACAGGACGGCGTTGATCGACCGCCAGCGGCGCCACTACCTGGCGCTCATGCGCGACCTGAACGAGATCGCCGGGCGGACCGACCCCGGCGACCGCGCGGCGCTCCTGCTGGTCGAAGGCGCGGTGCTGCACCTGAAGGCCGACCTCGACTGGCTCGAACGCTGCCGGGAGGAACTGGGGTGA
- a CDS encoding ABC transporter substrate-binding protein: MRTPTAVVTAAGLALALAACGGEAATQSSPTTGAGTSAPAAAKTLQGVTIEVAAKWTGPEQTNFQQVLKAFEEKTGAKVTYASTGEDTGAYLGPRIQGGNPPDIAILPQPGLVQQYADQKALKPLTPEVQKQIDENYTPYWKELGSADDQVYGVLVKAAHKSLVWYRDQAFQDAGAQPPTTWDQLVTTAQTIADSGTPPFSLCGASGWTLTDLFENVYLSTAGPENYDKLSKHEIPWTDPSVTTALEKIAQIAGKKEFLLGGSSGALQTDFPTCVTQVYGQDKAAMVIEADFVATSAEESGAKLGEEAKYFPFPKAGETTPVVLGGDIAVAMKDSKGAMALLEFLASKEGGEIWAKLPGYLSPNRNVSPDNYPAELTKQLAQTIISAGETVRYDMSDLAPSAFGGTDGKGEWKLLQDFLRDPSDVKGVQQKLEDEAKKAWK, encoded by the coding sequence ATGCGCACACCCACAGCCGTCGTGACGGCGGCGGGCCTGGCACTGGCACTGGCCGCGTGCGGCGGTGAGGCCGCGACGCAGTCGTCGCCGACCACCGGCGCCGGAACCTCCGCCCCGGCCGCGGCCAAGACCCTCCAGGGCGTGACCATCGAGGTCGCCGCCAAGTGGACCGGCCCGGAGCAGACCAACTTCCAGCAGGTGCTCAAGGCGTTCGAGGAGAAGACCGGCGCCAAGGTGACCTACGCCTCCACCGGCGAGGACACCGGCGCCTACCTGGGCCCGCGCATCCAGGGCGGCAACCCGCCGGACATCGCGATCCTCCCCCAGCCGGGCCTGGTCCAGCAGTACGCGGACCAGAAGGCGCTCAAGCCCCTCACGCCCGAGGTGCAGAAGCAGATCGACGAGAACTACACGCCGTACTGGAAGGAGCTCGGCTCCGCGGACGACCAGGTCTACGGCGTGCTGGTGAAGGCCGCCCACAAGTCGCTCGTCTGGTACCGCGACCAGGCGTTCCAGGACGCCGGCGCGCAGCCGCCGACCACCTGGGACCAGCTGGTCACGACCGCCCAGACGATCGCCGACTCCGGCACCCCGCCGTTCTCGCTGTGCGGCGCCTCCGGCTGGACGCTGACCGACCTGTTCGAGAACGTCTACCTGTCCACCGCGGGCCCGGAGAACTACGACAAGCTCTCCAAGCACGAGATCCCGTGGACCGACCCCAGCGTGACCACCGCCCTGGAGAAGATCGCGCAGATCGCGGGTAAGAAGGAGTTCCTGCTCGGCGGCTCCTCCGGTGCCCTGCAGACCGACTTCCCGACCTGCGTCACCCAGGTCTACGGTCAGGACAAGGCCGCCATGGTGATCGAGGCCGACTTCGTGGCCACCTCCGCCGAGGAGTCGGGTGCCAAGCTGGGCGAGGAGGCCAAGTACTTCCCGTTCCCGAAGGCGGGCGAGACCACGCCGGTCGTGCTGGGCGGTGACATCGCGGTGGCGATGAAGGACTCCAAGGGCGCCATGGCGCTGCTTGAGTTCCTCGCGTCCAAGGAGGGCGGCGAGATCTGGGCAAAGCTGCCCGGCTACCTGTCGCCCAACCGGAACGTCTCACCCGACAACTACCCGGCCGAGCTGACCAAGCAGCTCGCTCAGACGATCATCTCCGCCGGTGAGACGGTCCGCTACGACATGTCCGACCTCGCGCCGAGCGCGTTCGGCGGCACCGACGGCAAGGGCGAGTGGAAGCTCCTGCAGGACTTCCTGCGCGACCCCTCCGACGTCAAGGGCGTCCAGCAGAAGCTGGAAGACGAGGCCAAGAAGGCCTGGAAGTAA
- a CDS encoding ABC transporter permease subunit, whose product MTAGAAAGPGESGAARPGVPRSGDGTPGDGSGPQPVAKGRLGPSPKLAILFLLPGALLLGAMVIYPIVYSIFRSLYDGTGDTFVGAGNYVSIFTDSATLTTIRNNLIWVVVAPILVTAIGLMFAVLTERIRWATAFKLIVFMPMAVSLMASGVIFRLVYEQDPDRGVANAVITSVRDAFGSSAGYPDARPRENDQAPVAAQQGAVVTKQPARPGTAVLVPLVGVKPGDLTSAAAARPAQPGPGELAGTVWVDFTQGGGGAVNRVDPTEKALAGVTVEAVQAGAVKATAVTEADGTFRFPGLAPGDYQVRLPQSNFQAPFNGLSWLGPTLITPAIIGAFVWVWAGFAMVLIAAGLSAIPRDALEAARIDGATEWQVFRRITVPLLAPVLLVVFVTMIINTLKVFDLVFIIAPGSVQPQANVIALEMWRVSFGGGGNQGLGSALAIFLLVLVLPFMILNIRRFRRDNQ is encoded by the coding sequence GTGACCGCGGGGGCCGCCGCGGGCCCCGGGGAGTCCGGTGCCGCCCGGCCCGGTGTCCCCCGATCCGGTGACGGCACGCCCGGTGACGGTTCCGGCCCGCAGCCCGTCGCCAAGGGCAGGCTGGGCCCCTCACCGAAGCTGGCGATCCTGTTCCTGCTGCCCGGCGCGCTGCTGCTGGGTGCGATGGTGATCTACCCGATCGTCTACTCGATCTTCCGCAGCCTCTACGACGGCACCGGCGACACCTTCGTCGGCGCCGGGAACTACGTCTCCATCTTCACCGACTCCGCCACGCTGACCACGATCAGGAACAACCTGATCTGGGTCGTCGTGGCCCCCATCCTGGTCACCGCGATCGGCCTGATGTTCGCGGTGCTGACCGAGCGGATCCGCTGGGCGACCGCCTTCAAGCTGATCGTGTTCATGCCGATGGCCGTCTCCCTGATGGCCTCGGGGGTCATCTTCCGGCTGGTCTACGAGCAGGACCCGGACCGGGGCGTGGCCAACGCCGTGATCACCTCCGTGCGGGACGCCTTCGGGTCGAGCGCCGGCTATCCGGACGCCCGCCCCAGGGAGAACGACCAGGCGCCGGTCGCCGCCCAGCAGGGTGCGGTGGTGACCAAACAGCCGGCGCGGCCGGGCACGGCGGTGCTCGTCCCGCTGGTCGGCGTCAAGCCCGGCGACCTGACCTCGGCCGCCGCGGCCAGGCCGGCACAGCCGGGTCCCGGAGAACTGGCCGGAACGGTGTGGGTGGACTTCACCCAGGGCGGCGGCGGCGCGGTGAACCGGGTGGACCCGACCGAGAAGGCCCTGGCGGGGGTGACCGTGGAGGCGGTGCAGGCAGGCGCCGTCAAGGCCACCGCCGTCACGGAGGCCGACGGGACCTTCCGCTTCCCCGGTCTCGCACCGGGCGACTACCAGGTGCGGCTGCCGCAGTCGAACTTCCAGGCGCCCTTCAACGGGCTCTCCTGGCTGGGCCCGACACTGATCACCCCGGCGATCATCGGGGCGTTCGTCTGGGTGTGGGCCGGGTTCGCGATGGTGCTGATCGCGGCCGGGCTGTCGGCGATCCCGCGTGACGCGCTGGAGGCGGCCCGCATCGACGGCGCCACCGAGTGGCAGGTGTTCCGCCGGATCACCGTCCCGCTGCTCGCCCCGGTGCTGCTCGTCGTGTTCGTCACGATGATCATCAACACGCTCAAGGTCTTCGACCTGGTCTTCATCATCGCGCCGGGGTCCGTGCAGCCGCAGGCCAACGTGATCGCGCTGGAGATGTGGCGCGTCTCCTTCGGCGGCGGCGGCAACCAGGGGCTGGGCAGCGCGCTGGCCATCTTCCTGCTGGTGCTGGTCCTCCCCTTCATGATTCTCAACATCCGCCGGTTCAGGAGGGACAACCAGTGA
- a CDS encoding carbohydrate ABC transporter permease: MTTATLGAPRRGAAGRILDRIGGGLLQAVLVLIGLFWLVPTLGLFVVSVRTETANNSSGWWTAFTAPAELTLKNYADLLATGFTASFWNTVFITVPSTLLVIGIAAMAAYAFAWMDFPGRDTLFLVVVGLLVVPIQIALIPIAKLYGGIGIFGSIAGVVLFHVAFGLPFAIFLLRNFFAGIPSSLLEAARMDGASEWKIFSTVVFPLAKPAIASLGIFQFLWVWNDLLVSLVFASTENQPMTKALQSQMRQFGTNVDILAPGAFLSLIIPLLLFFAFQRYFVQGMLAGSVK, encoded by the coding sequence GTGACGACCGCCACTCTCGGCGCCCCGCGGCGCGGCGCGGCCGGCCGGATCCTCGACCGGATCGGCGGCGGCCTGCTCCAGGCGGTGCTGGTCCTGATCGGCCTGTTCTGGCTGGTGCCGACCCTCGGCCTGTTCGTCGTCTCCGTCCGCACCGAGACGGCCAACAACTCCAGCGGCTGGTGGACGGCGTTCACCGCGCCGGCGGAGCTGACCCTGAAGAACTACGCCGACCTGCTGGCCACCGGTTTCACCGCGTCGTTCTGGAACACGGTGTTCATCACCGTGCCCTCGACACTCCTGGTGATCGGCATCGCGGCGATGGCCGCGTACGCCTTCGCCTGGATGGACTTCCCCGGCCGCGACACGTTGTTCCTCGTGGTGGTCGGCCTGCTGGTGGTGCCGATCCAGATCGCGCTGATCCCGATCGCGAAGCTCTACGGCGGGATCGGCATCTTCGGCTCCATCGCCGGCGTGGTGCTCTTCCACGTGGCCTTCGGGCTCCCGTTCGCCATCTTCCTGCTGCGCAACTTCTTCGCGGGCATCCCGAGCTCGCTGCTGGAGGCGGCGCGGATGGACGGGGCGAGCGAGTGGAAGATCTTCTCGACCGTGGTGTTCCCGCTGGCCAAGCCGGCGATCGCCTCGCTCGGCATCTTCCAGTTCCTCTGGGTCTGGAACGACCTGCTGGTGTCGCTGGTCTTCGCGAGCACCGAGAACCAGCCGATGACCAAGGCACTGCAATCACAAATGCGGCAATTCGGAACTAATGTCGACATCCTCGCGCCAGGGGCGTTCCTATCGCTCATCATCCCGCTGCTCCTCTTCTTCGCCTTCCAGCGGTATTTCGTCCAGGGCATGCTCGCGGGCTCGGTGAAATAG
- a CDS encoding uracil-DNA glycosylase, which translates to MAGRPLNEVVEAGWAEALEPVADRIAQMGDFLRKEVAEGRQYLPAGPNVLRAFQQPFDQVKVLLVGQDPYPTPGHPIGLSFSVAADVRPIPGSLRNIYKELTEDLGLPMPSNGDLTPWTEQGVLLLNRVLTVMPGKPASHRGKGWEEVTEQAIKALATRDKPLVAILWGRDARNLRPMLGDVPAIESAHPSPLSARNGFFGSRPFSRTNELLEQQGAAPVDWKLP; encoded by the coding sequence ATGGCCGGACGTCCTTTGAACGAAGTCGTGGAAGCCGGGTGGGCCGAGGCCCTGGAGCCCGTCGCCGACAGGATCGCCCAGATGGGCGATTTCCTCCGGAAGGAGGTGGCCGAGGGCAGGCAGTACCTCCCAGCGGGGCCGAACGTGCTGCGCGCGTTCCAGCAGCCCTTCGACCAGGTCAAGGTGCTGCTCGTCGGGCAGGACCCGTACCCGACACCCGGTCACCCGATCGGGCTGAGCTTCTCCGTCGCCGCCGACGTGCGTCCGATCCCGGGCAGCCTGCGCAACATCTACAAGGAGCTCACCGAGGACCTCGGGCTCCCCATGCCGAGCAACGGCGACCTGACCCCGTGGACCGAGCAGGGCGTGCTCCTGCTCAACCGGGTGCTCACCGTCATGCCGGGCAAGCCCGCCTCGCACCGCGGCAAGGGCTGGGAGGAGGTCACCGAGCAGGCCATCAAGGCCCTCGCCACCCGGGACAAGCCGCTGGTGGCGATCCTGTGGGGCCGCGACGCCCGCAACCTGCGTCCGATGCTCGGCGACGTCCCGGCCATCGAGTCGGCCCACCCGAGCCCCCTGTCGGCCCGCAACGGCTTCTTCGGCTCCCGGCCGTTCAGCCGGACGAACGAGCTTCTGGAGCAGCAAGGCGCGGCTCCGGTCGACTGGAAGCTCCCCTAG
- a CDS encoding cryptochrome/photolyase family protein — protein sequence MDTVIVLFNRDLRVHDHPALAAACDEARRVVPLFVADPAMPMGLRQGFLAECLADLRESLRERGGELVIRRGDPVAQTMRVAGEVAAQAVFTASDVSSLARRREGRLARECATARMEFRCFPGVTVVPPGALRPSGGGDHYRVFTPYWRVWKDHPRRQVLKAPGMVIVPDALAPGPLPVPRHGPHELFRGGETVGRRRMTQWLRHCVSDYADGHDDLAGNRTSKLSPYLRFGCVSPLETEALAEGGDDFVRQLCWRDFFHQVAQAFPRVNRDDYRPRGHDWRDDRDAVQAWQEGMTGVPIVDAGIRQLLAEGWMHNRARMIVSSFLVRRLRIDWRVGADFFAERLLDGDVANNYGNWQWVAGTGNDTRPNRTVNHLRQARRFDPEGEYVRRYVPELAAVPTRSVHEPWRLPVGVGGYPAPLVTMD from the coding sequence ATGGATACCGTCATCGTGTTGTTCAACCGCGACCTCCGGGTGCACGACCACCCCGCCCTCGCGGCCGCGTGCGACGAGGCGCGCCGGGTCGTCCCGCTGTTCGTCGCAGACCCCGCCATGCCCATGGGGCTCCGCCAGGGGTTCCTGGCCGAATGCCTCGCCGACCTGCGCGAGTCGCTCCGGGAGCGGGGCGGCGAACTCGTGATCCGCCGGGGTGACCCCGTCGCCCAGACGATGCGGGTCGCGGGCGAGGTGGCCGCCCAGGCCGTCTTCACCGCCTCCGACGTCAGCTCCCTCGCCCGGCGCAGGGAGGGGCGTCTGGCGAGGGAGTGCGCGACGGCCCGGATGGAGTTCCGCTGTTTCCCCGGCGTCACCGTCGTGCCGCCCGGCGCGCTCCGCCCCTCGGGCGGCGGTGACCACTACCGCGTCTTCACGCCCTACTGGCGGGTCTGGAAGGACCACCCGCGCCGCCAGGTGCTCAAGGCCCCCGGCATGGTCATCGTCCCCGACGCTCTGGCCCCCGGGCCGCTGCCCGTGCCGCGGCACGGGCCGCACGAGCTGTTCCGGGGCGGCGAGACGGTGGGGCGGCGCCGGATGACCCAGTGGCTGCGGCACTGCGTATCCGACTACGCCGACGGCCACGACGACCTCGCGGGCAACCGCACCTCCAAGCTCAGCCCCTACCTGCGGTTCGGCTGCGTGTCGCCGCTGGAGACGGAGGCGCTCGCCGAGGGGGGCGACGACTTCGTCAGGCAGCTGTGCTGGCGGGACTTCTTCCACCAGGTGGCGCAGGCGTTCCCGCGCGTCAACCGGGACGACTACCGCCCCCGCGGGCACGACTGGCGCGACGACCGGGACGCGGTGCAGGCGTGGCAGGAGGGCATGACCGGGGTGCCGATCGTGGACGCCGGGATCCGGCAACTGCTCGCCGAGGGCTGGATGCACAACCGGGCCCGGATGATCGTGTCGTCGTTCCTGGTCAGGAGGCTGCGGATCGACTGGAGGGTGGGCGCCGACTTCTTCGCCGAGCGGCTGCTCGACGGGGACGTGGCCAACAACTACGGCAACTGGCAGTGGGTCGCCGGGACCGGCAACGACACCCGGCCCAACCGGACCGTCAACCACCTGCGGCAGGCCAGGCGGTTCGACCCGGAGGGTGAGTACGTCCGGCGATACGTTCCCGAGCTGGCCGCGGTGCCCACGAGGTCGGTCCACGAGCCGTGGCGGCTGCCGGTCGGCGTCGGCGGTTATCCGGCGCCGCTGGTCACGATGGACTGA
- a CDS encoding MerR family transcriptional regulator, which translates to MDEQRQAAAEEEPGYGIGAVARRLGVPAPTLRTWNLRYGVGPSRRSPGGHRRYDARDLWRLQEMNRLIKNGVPAADAAREVLRIQVIPAPAAPENGRPAVAAEPAEPLPEAAHRPVIPTVDMLARAAVTLDSRSVSDWIGAALARHGVLWTWEELVLPVFEVIVRRQVESGASIEVEHLFSDRVMAALIRCAERPAHPINVSPVLLACAEDEQHSLPLHTLAAVLATEHRVETRLLGARTPYSALADAMRRLGPSVVFVWSQQVSTGDPAPLLSLPALRPPSRIVAGGPGWWEGLPQPIPHVTTFQNALTRILSALR; encoded by the coding sequence ATGGACGAGCAGCGTCAGGCGGCGGCCGAGGAGGAGCCGGGGTACGGCATCGGGGCCGTGGCCAGGCGTCTCGGTGTGCCCGCACCCACCCTGCGGACCTGGAATCTGCGCTACGGCGTGGGCCCCAGTCGCCGCAGCCCGGGGGGGCACCGCCGCTACGACGCGCGTGACCTGTGGCGGCTCCAGGAGATGAACCGCCTCATCAAGAACGGGGTGCCGGCCGCGGACGCCGCCCGCGAGGTCCTCAGGATCCAGGTGATCCCCGCACCCGCCGCCCCGGAGAACGGGCGTCCGGCCGTCGCCGCGGAGCCGGCCGAGCCGCTTCCGGAGGCGGCGCACCGGCCGGTGATCCCGACGGTGGACATGCTGGCGCGGGCCGCGGTCACGCTGGACAGCCGGTCCGTCTCCGACTGGATCGGTGCGGCGCTGGCCCGGCACGGAGTCCTGTGGACCTGGGAGGAGCTGGTCCTGCCGGTCTTCGAGGTGATCGTCCGGCGTCAGGTCGAGAGCGGGGCGAGCATCGAGGTCGAGCATCTGTTCTCCGACCGGGTGATGGCCGCGCTGATCCGGTGTGCCGAACGCCCGGCGCATCCGATCAATGTCAGCCCGGTGCTGCTGGCCTGCGCCGAGGACGAGCAGCACAGCCTGCCGCTTCACACGCTGGCCGCCGTGCTGGCCACCGAGCACCGGGTGGAGACCCGGTTGCTGGGGGCGAGGACCCCGTACTCGGCGCTGGCCGACGCGATGCGGCGGCTCGGCCCGTCGGTCGTCTTCGTCTGGTCGCAGCAGGTCTCCACCGGTGACCCCGCCCCGCTTCTGTCGCTGCCCGCGCTCCGCCCGCCGAGCCGGATCGTCGCCGGGGGGCCGGGCTGGTGGGAGGGCCTCCCGCAGCCGATCCCGCACGTCACCACGTTCCAGAACGCCCTCACCCGGATCCTCTCCGCCCTGCGCTGA
- a CDS encoding RNA polymerase sigma factor encodes MEDNLNTRLAEGDEAALAECFRAHGPLVRSYLRRFVPAQDIEDLQQVVFSEVWRSRHRFDPARSLPAWLLGIAHKRAVDHLRARVPNTVPLDALADPAGADGRADGDDLAERDQVRRALAELPEPQRQAIELAYYGELTQREIAERLSVPLGTVKARTARGLRRLSLLLPRFAA; translated from the coding sequence ATGGAAGACAACTTGAACACCCGGCTCGCCGAGGGCGACGAAGCGGCGCTGGCCGAGTGCTTCCGCGCCCATGGGCCTTTGGTCCGCTCCTACCTGCGGCGGTTCGTCCCGGCGCAGGACATCGAAGACCTGCAGCAGGTCGTGTTCTCCGAGGTCTGGCGGTCGCGGCACCGCTTCGACCCGGCACGCAGCCTCCCCGCCTGGCTGCTCGGCATCGCGCACAAGCGCGCGGTCGACCACCTCCGGGCACGCGTGCCGAACACGGTCCCGCTGGACGCCCTGGCCGACCCTGCCGGCGCCGACGGCCGGGCCGACGGCGACGACCTCGCGGAACGCGACCAGGTCCGGCGTGCCCTCGCCGAGCTGCCCGAACCGCAGCGCCAGGCGATCGAACTGGCCTACTACGGCGAGCTGACCCAGCGGGAGATCGCCGAACGGCTCAGCGTCCCGCTCGGCACCGTCAAGGCGCGCACGGCCCGCGGCCTGCGCCGCCTGTCGCTCCTCCTCCCCCGGTTCGCGGCGTGA
- a CDS encoding YbgA family protein: protein MSSCLMGEPVRFNGGHSRDRFLSGELDAHVDWVRVCPEMEIGLGTPRETLRLERSPDGPRLIARKTRTDLTARMTALAAERAKGLDVDGYVFKSRSPSCGTHGIPVYEGDAPADRRGRGVFAALILDTHPMLPVEDEGRLNDALLRETFVERVFAHARLRALLRGDWRPRDLVAFHSRHKMQLLAHDPAAYREAGRVVARAGLRPRGELAADYTRVFSAALATKASVGRNVNVLQHCTGMLNDALDPARRADLAEVIASYRAGRVPLSVPVTLLRHHALGEAAEYVRDQTYFSPYPEELRLRNHVPG from the coding sequence GTGTCCAGCTGCCTGATGGGCGAACCGGTCCGGTTCAACGGGGGCCACAGCCGCGACCGGTTCCTGAGCGGGGAGCTGGACGCCCACGTCGACTGGGTGCGGGTCTGCCCCGAGATGGAGATCGGCCTCGGCACCCCGCGCGAGACCCTGCGGCTGGAGCGCTCACCCGACGGCCCCCGCCTGATCGCCAGGAAGACCCGGACCGACCTCACCGCGCGGATGACGGCCCTGGCCGCCGAGCGGGCGAAGGGCCTCGACGTGGACGGGTACGTCTTCAAGTCCAGGAGCCCCAGCTGCGGGACGCACGGCATCCCGGTCTACGAGGGTGACGCCCCCGCCGACCGCAGGGGCAGAGGGGTGTTCGCGGCCCTGATCCTCGACACGCACCCGATGCTGCCCGTGGAGGACGAGGGGCGGCTGAACGACGCCCTGCTCCGTGAGACCTTCGTGGAACGGGTCTTCGCCCACGCCAGGCTGCGCGCGCTGCTGCGGGGCGACTGGCGGCCCCGTGACCTCGTCGCCTTCCACTCCCGGCACAAGATGCAGCTGCTGGCCCACGACCCGGCCGCCTACCGTGAGGCCGGGCGGGTGGTGGCCCGGGCGGGCCTGCGTCCCCGCGGGGAACTGGCCGCTGACTACACCCGCGTGTTCTCCGCCGCCCTCGCCACCAAGGCGTCCGTCGGCCGCAACGTCAACGTGCTGCAGCACTGCACCGGCATGCTGAACGACGCGCTCGACCCGGCCCGGCGGGCCGACCTGGCGGAGGTCATCGCCTCCTACCGGGCGGGACGGGTGCCGCTCAGCGTGCCGGTGACCCTGCTCCGCCACCACGCGCTGGGCGAGGCGGCGGAGTACGTCAGGGACCAGACCTACTTCTCGCCGTATCCGGAGGAGCTCCGGCTGCGCAACCACGTCCCCGGCTGA